One Camelus dromedarius isolate mCamDro1 chromosome 6, mCamDro1.pat, whole genome shotgun sequence genomic region harbors:
- the NDUFAF4 gene encoding NADH dehydrogenase [ubiquinone] 1 alpha subcomplex assembly factor 4 isoform X2, whose translation MGASVARAIRNFNLESRAERELSKMKPSPAPRHPSTKNLLREQMSSHPEIQGEIARKDDKLLSLLKDVYVDSKDPVSSVQVRDAGTHQEPKEFRLPRDHHSGMMDVQNIPKGKISVVEALTLLNNHKLYPDTWTAEKIAKEYHLEQQDVNSLLKYFVTFEVKIFPPEGKKAIGSK comes from the exons ATGGGGGCCTCGGTGGCTCGCGCAATCAGGAATTTCAATCTCGAGAGCCGGGCGGAACGGGAACTCAGCAAGATGAAGCCCTCCCCGGCTCCCAGGCACCCCTCCACCAAGAACCTCCTGCGAGAGCAGATGAGCA gCCATCCAGAAATTCAGGGAGAAATTGCTAGAAAAGATGACAAACTGCTGTCTTTACTAAAAGATGTGTATGTTGATTCCAAAGATCCCGTGTCTTCTGTGCAG GTCAGAGATGCCGGGACACATCAGGAGCCGAAGGAGTTCAGGTTGCCGAGAGACCATCACTCGGGCATGATGGATGTTCAGAACATTCCCAAAGGCAAAATTTCCGTTGTAGAGGCATTGACACTTCTCAATAATCATAAACTTTATCCAGACACATGGACTGCTGAGAAAATAGCCAAAGAATACCATCTAGAACAGCAAGATGTAAATTCTCTTCTCAAATATTTTGTTACTTTTGAAGTCAAAATCTTCCCTCCTGAAGGCAAGAAAGCAATAGgatcaaaatga
- the NDUFAF4 gene encoding NADH dehydrogenase [ubiquinone] 1 alpha subcomplex assembly factor 4 isoform X1 — protein sequence MGASVARAIRNFNLESRAERELSKMKPSPAPRHPSTKNLLREQMSSHPEIQGEIARKDDKLLSLLKDVYVDSKDPVSSVQVRDAGTHQEPKEFRLPRDHHSGMMDVQNIPKGKISVVEALTLLNNHKLYPDTWTAEKIAKEYHLEQQDVGECLGSSGVTEGMECRFRKSGCRPQHTTSHMMLEVSSTVKQPSCSSFWSTAGAVGSYKELRNGKPLKILQYHQSK from the exons ATGGGGGCCTCGGTGGCTCGCGCAATCAGGAATTTCAATCTCGAGAGCCGGGCGGAACGGGAACTCAGCAAGATGAAGCCCTCCCCGGCTCCCAGGCACCCCTCCACCAAGAACCTCCTGCGAGAGCAGATGAGCA gCCATCCAGAAATTCAGGGAGAAATTGCTAGAAAAGATGACAAACTGCTGTCTTTACTAAAAGATGTGTATGTTGATTCCAAAGATCCCGTGTCTTCTGTGCAG GTCAGAGATGCCGGGACACATCAGGAGCCGAAGGAGTTCAGGTTGCCGAGAGACCATCACTCGGGCATGATGGATGTTCAGAACATTCCCAAAGGCAAAATTTCCGTTGTAGAGGCATTGACACTTCTCAATAATCATAAACTTTATCCAGACACATGGACTGCTGAGAAAATAGCCAAAGAATACCATCTAGAACAGCAAGAT GTAGGAGAGTGCTTGGGTAGTAGTGGTGTCACAGAAGGCATGGAGTGTAGATTCAGAAAATCTGGATGTAGACCTCAGCATACCACTAGCCATATGATGTTGGAAGTATCCTCAACTGTGAAACAG CCTTCCTGCTCCTCTTTCTGGTCCACAGCTGGTGCTGTTGGTTCATATAAGGAGCTTAGAAATGGAAAACCACTTAAAATACTGCAGTACCACCAAAGCAAATGA